From Lysobacter lycopersici:
TGCAATCGAATCAGCAGGACTTCGCCGGCGCCATCCAGCACGTGGCGCACACGTTCTTCGCCTGCGTGCAAGATCGCGGTATCGCCCGCTTCCAACCGGCCCAGGCCGGAAGCATCGGCGAAGCGCGCTTCGCCCGCCAGCAAATGCACGGCCCAGGTTTCGCCGGCATCAACGAACAGCACCATGGTGCCCACCAGCGGCCGGTGCCAGAGCTGGGCATCGAGGCGCTCGCGCCGCCACATCAGGTTGAAGTCGTGGGTCGTGCCGTCGACCAGTTCGCCGCGCAACCTGCGTTCGCCGGCGAAACGCAGGCGATCATGCGGCGGATGCAATTCCTGCGTTTCGCCATCGTCGAACACCAGCCGCACGCCGTTGCCGGAGAGCAGCACCAGTTCGCGCTCGACACCGGGGAATGCGGA
This genomic window contains:
- a CDS encoding HutD/Ves family protein — translated: MGETRSRVIPANEYQRVRWKNGLGWTREIARFPDADDWDWRLSIAEIERDAEFSAFPGVERELVLLSGNGVRLVFDDGETQELHPPHDRLRFAGERRLRGELVDGTTHDFNLMWRRERLDAQLWHRPLVGTMVLFVDAGETWAVHLLAGEARFADASGLGRLEAGDTAILHAGEERVRHVLDGAGEVLLIRLQPRSG